A section of the Methanosarcina mazei S-6 genome encodes:
- a CDS encoding 30S ribosomal protein S3ae yields the protein MARKKVQRKLDGWKSKEWYNIEAPAYLNRVIVGTTMAGDPSLLVGRNVETTVGELTNDMTKNNTKVILRVNNVVGDIATTDLMGHELTTDYVRSIVKRQTSRIDANVDVRTKDGFVIRVKPTCFTIKRARSSQMQAIREMMVDIVKKRASETDFETFMQEAILGRLSAAIYRQAKFIYPLRRVEIRKTQVEAMPAAAPAAPAAA from the coding sequence TTGGCAAGAAAGAAAGTACAGAGAAAGCTTGACGGATGGAAATCCAAGGAATGGTATAACATTGAAGCCCCTGCTTACTTAAACAGGGTTATTGTCGGAACTACAATGGCAGGAGACCCTTCCCTGCTTGTTGGCCGCAATGTTGAGACCACAGTCGGGGAACTCACAAACGACATGACCAAGAACAACACAAAGGTCATCCTCAGGGTCAACAACGTTGTCGGAGACATAGCCACCACCGACCTCATGGGCCACGAACTCACAACCGACTATGTCCGCTCTATCGTAAAGAGGCAGACCTCCAGGATCGATGCAAACGTCGATGTCCGGACCAAAGACGGCTTTGTTATCCGCGTCAAGCCAACCTGCTTCACCATCAAGAGAGCACGCTCAAGCCAGATGCAGGCTATCAGGGAAATGATGGTTGACATCGTCAAAAAGCGCGCATCAGAAACCGATTTCGAGACCTTTATGCAGGAAGCAATCCTTGGCAGGCTCTCAGCAGCCATCTACAGGCAGGCCAAGTTCATCTATCCGCTCCGCAGAGTTGAGATCAGGAAGACCCAGGTCGAAGCAATGCCCGCAGCTGCACCAGCCGCACCTGCCGCAGCATAA
- a CDS encoding DNA topoisomerase I, whose protein sequence is MTVVAFAEKNKAAAQIASILGEGEVDKISVEGLPAYEFKWKGEEWLVMGLSGHIMNYDFPEKYNKWSEVDPGTLLGVDPEKFVTRKEYEAAIKNLAKRADKIILACDYDREGENIGFEAKTLAEEVTDVPVARARFSALSPKEVRKAFENPVDPDHNLAMAAEARQILDLKMGAAFTRFVTLSVREKARTKDVLSIGPCQTPTCGFVYEREKAIRAFEAKDFWKITAVFAAKGGEFEGTHRAGNIHDKEKAAEIFKRLKGAKEGLVVKKTVKEAKTSPPNPLNTTEFLKRASKFLGISPEVALETAEQLYLAGFTSYPRTETNKYADDFDFKSLVFDFARQKEYKPFAESILSAPIVPKNGEKDAHDHPPIHPIRAAARGEVSSAVNIPQAAEVYDLIARHFLANLMPAAVFEKTHLHLQVKEEPFDSSGTVLKEPGWLEVYPFENKKDKLLPFVEEKERVDVKKLSNTKSKTSPPKKLTEAELLTLMDRHGIGTKATAPTHIETNKKRGYFENKGKTISILDTGFTLMEGLSLSVPILVKPDIRSKIEALIQEVEDGKKEFEAALADGTVLIKEMYAQLEANKKELTSNIAGTIKDEAALEDKKNYIGTCKACGHVLRIIQTDSGRFVGCTGYPDCRNSFSLPKTGALTVLRSKECKKEGAAVLKVGNKYNWAVGIGPCFKCEFEKECYPPETVGPCPECDGSMFLISFKDNRFLGCTKRCGYTHSVPKTGKLTLLDKTCETCGWKLFRLKEEVEGNESLEEDICINRRCTEGIKYWKKVGPRSGARAQGKISADSGAELGARSTARNKERTTARRVSKTVSVADSRKDRK, encoded by the coding sequence ATGACAGTTGTCGCATTTGCAGAAAAAAACAAAGCAGCAGCCCAGATCGCCAGCATCCTTGGCGAAGGGGAAGTGGATAAAATATCAGTGGAAGGGCTGCCTGCCTACGAGTTTAAATGGAAAGGAGAAGAGTGGCTTGTGATGGGGCTTTCCGGCCACATCATGAACTACGACTTTCCAGAAAAATATAACAAATGGAGTGAAGTTGACCCCGGGACACTGCTTGGAGTTGATCCGGAAAAATTTGTGACCAGGAAGGAGTATGAAGCTGCAATAAAAAACCTGGCAAAAAGGGCAGACAAAATTATCCTTGCATGCGACTATGACAGGGAAGGGGAAAATATAGGGTTTGAAGCAAAAACCCTTGCCGAAGAGGTCACTGATGTCCCTGTTGCAAGGGCACGTTTTTCAGCCCTTTCCCCAAAAGAAGTAAGGAAAGCCTTTGAAAACCCTGTAGATCCTGACCACAACCTTGCTATGGCTGCCGAAGCCAGGCAGATTCTTGACCTGAAGATGGGGGCTGCATTTACACGTTTTGTTACGCTCTCGGTCAGGGAAAAAGCAAGGACAAAAGACGTCCTTTCAATAGGGCCCTGCCAGACTCCTACCTGCGGGTTTGTTTACGAAAGGGAAAAGGCTATCCGGGCTTTTGAGGCAAAGGACTTCTGGAAGATTACTGCGGTTTTTGCTGCAAAAGGAGGGGAATTCGAAGGCACCCACAGGGCAGGAAACATCCATGACAAAGAAAAGGCAGCTGAAATCTTCAAGAGGCTGAAAGGGGCAAAAGAAGGACTCGTTGTAAAGAAGACCGTAAAAGAAGCAAAAACCAGCCCTCCAAATCCACTTAACACCACAGAGTTCCTGAAGCGGGCTTCAAAGTTCCTGGGGATCAGCCCCGAAGTTGCACTCGAAACCGCAGAACAGCTCTACCTTGCAGGGTTTACGAGCTACCCGAGGACAGAGACCAATAAATATGCAGATGACTTTGACTTCAAGTCCCTGGTCTTTGATTTCGCAAGGCAGAAAGAGTATAAGCCATTTGCAGAATCAATCCTCTCTGCCCCGATAGTTCCAAAGAATGGAGAAAAAGACGCACATGACCACCCACCTATCCACCCGATCAGGGCGGCTGCAAGGGGAGAGGTCAGTTCTGCAGTAAATATACCGCAGGCTGCTGAAGTTTATGACCTTATTGCAAGGCATTTCCTGGCAAACCTCATGCCTGCAGCAGTTTTCGAAAAAACCCACCTCCACCTGCAGGTTAAGGAAGAGCCTTTCGACTCCTCGGGGACCGTGCTTAAAGAACCGGGATGGCTTGAGGTTTATCCGTTTGAAAATAAAAAAGATAAGCTTCTCCCGTTTGTAGAGGAAAAAGAGAGAGTAGACGTAAAAAAGCTGAGCAATACAAAATCCAAGACCAGCCCTCCGAAAAAACTGACAGAAGCCGAACTCCTGACCCTTATGGACAGGCACGGGATAGGGACAAAAGCAACAGCCCCTACACATATAGAAACAAACAAAAAGAGGGGGTATTTCGAGAATAAAGGAAAGACAATTTCAATCTTAGATACAGGTTTTACCCTTATGGAAGGGCTTTCCCTGTCCGTCCCTATCCTTGTAAAACCTGATATCCGCTCAAAGATAGAAGCCCTTATCCAGGAAGTTGAAGACGGGAAAAAAGAGTTCGAAGCGGCTCTTGCCGATGGTACGGTCCTGATTAAAGAGATGTATGCCCAGCTTGAAGCAAACAAAAAAGAGCTTACCTCAAACATTGCAGGCACAATAAAGGATGAAGCCGCCCTCGAAGACAAGAAAAATTACATCGGGACATGTAAGGCTTGCGGGCACGTTCTCAGAATCATACAAACGGATTCCGGGCGTTTTGTGGGCTGCACAGGCTATCCTGACTGCAGAAACTCCTTCTCTCTACCCAAGACCGGAGCCCTTACCGTGCTCAGGAGCAAGGAATGTAAAAAAGAAGGGGCAGCCGTCCTGAAGGTGGGAAACAAATACAACTGGGCTGTTGGTATTGGACCCTGCTTTAAATGCGAGTTTGAAAAGGAGTGCTATCCCCCTGAAACCGTGGGACCCTGCCCTGAATGTGACGGAAGCATGTTCCTGATATCTTTCAAAGACAACCGCTTCCTGGGCTGTACAAAGCGTTGTGGATATACCCATTCCGTTCCTAAAACCGGAAAACTGACCCTCCTCGACAAAACCTGTGAGACCTGCGGCTGGAAGCTGTTCAGGCTGAAAGAAGAGGTAGAAGGAAACGAAAGCCTGGAAGAAGATATCTGCATAAACCGGCGCTGCACTGAAGGAATAAAGTACTGGAAAAAAGTGGGACCCAGAAGTGGAGCAAGAGCACAGGGCAAGATTTCTGCAGACTCTGGAGCAGAGCTCGGGGCGAGAAGTACGGCAAGAAATAAGGAAAGGACGACGGCTCGCAGAGTTTCAAAAACTGTATCAGTGGCAGACAGCAGGAAAGACCGGAAGTGA